In Rhodoferax koreense, a genomic segment contains:
- a CDS encoding acyl carrier protein yields MDEKERARVETRVCNVVAASACVERFTVTSATRLIEDAGMADSLDRVELCMDLEDEFNVVLDDREVMNALTVQQCVELVVEKLQAQAEKVRREQRMVEAQVNQPFGGVL; encoded by the coding sequence ATGGACGAAAAAGAGCGGGCCCGCGTGGAGACGCGCGTTTGCAATGTCGTGGCGGCCTCGGCATGCGTCGAGCGTTTCACGGTCACGTCGGCCACGCGGCTGATCGAGGACGCCGGCATGGCCGACTCGCTCGATCGCGTCGAGCTGTGCATGGACTTGGAAGACGAGTTCAACGTGGTCCTTGACGACCGCGAGGTGATGAACGCCCTGACGGTGCAGCAGTGCGTCGAGCTGGTGGTCGAGAAGCTGCAGGCGCAGGCCGAGAAGGTACGTCGCGAGCAGCGGATGGTCGAAGCCCAGGTGAACCAGCCTTTCGGTGGTGTGCTGTGA
- a CDS encoding recombinase RecT — MNTSVTNTRAPNPIAEMSRFMDRLKPQMALALPKHLTADRMARLALTAFSSTPKLQLCNPNSIAASIMTAATLGLEPGVNGQGFLVPYGTTCTFVPGWKGLVDIANRSGRVSVWTGAVFEGDTFDYSLGDTPFVRHQPGDEDDPTKITHVYAVGRVNGSNWPVIEVWTIKKIWKHRNQYNKVGQKHYSYRDPEMYARKVPLLQVLKYMPTSIELSNALAVSNAAEEGRGAVIDGNFVTINEPDPAEQQAGADQDADDGVPICTPESFAKNTAAWKATVANGRKSVNDLIATIETRERLTTDQKVEIASWAVPATQGEAE, encoded by the coding sequence ATGAACACCAGTGTCACGAATACCCGTGCGCCGAATCCTATTGCGGAGATGAGCCGCTTCATGGACCGGCTCAAACCCCAGATGGCGCTCGCGCTGCCGAAGCACCTCACGGCCGACCGTATGGCGCGGCTGGCGCTCACCGCCTTCAGCAGCACGCCTAAGCTGCAGCTCTGCAACCCGAACAGCATCGCGGCTTCGATCATGACGGCGGCCACCTTGGGCCTGGAGCCAGGCGTCAACGGCCAGGGCTTCCTGGTGCCCTACGGTACGACCTGCACATTCGTGCCTGGCTGGAAGGGCCTGGTCGACATCGCCAACCGCAGCGGCCGCGTGTCGGTGTGGACCGGGGCGGTGTTCGAAGGCGACACGTTCGACTACTCGCTGGGCGACACACCTTTCGTGCGGCACCAGCCAGGCGACGAAGACGACCCGACCAAGATTACGCACGTGTACGCCGTCGGCCGCGTGAACGGCAGCAACTGGCCGGTGATCGAAGTCTGGACGATCAAGAAGATCTGGAAGCACCGCAACCAGTACAACAAGGTCGGCCAGAAGCACTACAGCTACCGCGACCCCGAGATGTACGCCCGCAAGGTGCCGCTGCTGCAGGTGCTGAAGTACATGCCGACGTCGATCGAGCTGAGCAACGCGCTGGCCGTCAGCAATGCCGCAGAAGAAGGCCGCGGCGCCGTGATCGACGGCAACTTCGTCACGATCAACGAACCGGATCCCGCCGAACAGCAGGCAGGCGCCGACCAAGACGCCGACGACGGGGTGCCGATCTGCACGCCGGAATCGTTCGCCAAGAACACCGCAGCCTGGAAGGCTACGGTCGCCAACGGCAGGAAGTCGGTCAACGACCTCATTGCCACCATCGAAACCCGCGAGCGGCTGACCACCGACCAGAAGGTCGAAATCGCCTCGTGGGCCGTCCCTGCCACCCAAGGAGAAGCCGAGTGA
- a CDS encoding YqaJ viral recombinase family protein, whose amino-acid sequence MIQHNLKQGSAEWHAYRRNHFNASDAPAMMGCSPYETRDQLLHRLHTGLTEEVSPELQKRFDNGHAFERLARPLAEEFIGQPLYPVVGSKGKLSASFDGLTMDESINYEHKTLNDALRAAMVDGATGADLPLMYRVQMEHQHMVSGSSRSLFMASKWRGEALVEERHCWYEPDAALAADVAAGWEQFEKDLAAYSPSSVVIENKPVPKLQEALPALRVNAKGEITDSNLDEWKAIALDRIQGINTVLETDEQFSDADADAKWLREVSAGMKQAAARVRADMQSVDQVLNTLEHLDRLATERAVDLEKRVKREKDARRENIVLTGRAAFQAHLAGLNEEVSPIVLQTAIPDFDAVVKNKRSLASIQDAVNTELARCKIAADTCAKDVREKRAWTKAAAEGYGFLFADLQLIIFKPLDDFKLIVTTRIANHKAAKAKEEEDTRERIAAEERARAEQQQRQRNEMALQQIQGIQQQAMIAVLGRAGVRKGGTIECIRDTLAETEAWVIDEENFGSLMGTAQSTKDRVVAEIREMLADREASAAAPVAQAEPIAVAATPAPAPVAAPAVVALKPRAAAPVPAPLSPPTLRLGVINERLLPCGLSTSAEGLRLLGFTPAAKDRAAVLFHERDWPHMLAAMVQRLESISATAAA is encoded by the coding sequence GTGATTCAGCACAACCTCAAACAAGGGAGTGCCGAATGGCACGCCTATCGCCGCAACCACTTCAACGCCAGCGACGCGCCGGCCATGATGGGGTGCTCACCCTACGAGACGCGGGACCAGCTGCTGCATCGCCTGCACACCGGCCTCACCGAGGAGGTGAGCCCAGAGCTGCAGAAGCGCTTCGACAACGGCCACGCTTTCGAGCGCCTGGCCCGGCCGCTCGCCGAGGAGTTCATCGGCCAGCCGCTGTATCCCGTGGTCGGCTCGAAGGGCAAGCTGTCGGCGTCGTTCGACGGCCTGACGATGGACGAGTCGATCAACTACGAGCACAAGACGCTCAATGACGCGCTGCGCGCCGCCATGGTCGACGGCGCGACCGGCGCCGACCTGCCGCTGATGTACCGCGTGCAGATGGAGCACCAGCACATGGTGTCCGGCTCCAGCCGGTCCCTGTTCATGGCCTCGAAGTGGCGCGGGGAGGCGCTGGTCGAGGAACGCCACTGCTGGTACGAGCCTGACGCGGCCCTGGCCGCCGACGTCGCGGCCGGCTGGGAACAGTTTGAAAAGGACTTGGCCGCCTACAGCCCTTCCAGTGTGGTGATCGAAAACAAACCGGTGCCCAAGTTGCAGGAAGCCCTGCCCGCACTTCGCGTCAATGCCAAGGGCGAAATCACCGACAGCAACCTGGACGAGTGGAAGGCCATCGCGCTGGACCGCATTCAGGGCATCAACACGGTCCTCGAAACCGACGAACAGTTCTCTGATGCAGACGCCGACGCGAAATGGCTGCGCGAAGTTTCCGCTGGCATGAAGCAGGCGGCGGCCCGCGTGCGCGCCGATATGCAGAGCGTGGACCAGGTGCTGAACACGCTGGAGCATCTGGACAGGCTGGCCACGGAGCGAGCCGTCGATCTGGAAAAACGCGTGAAGCGCGAGAAAGATGCGCGCCGCGAGAACATCGTGCTCACTGGCCGCGCAGCTTTCCAGGCGCACCTCGCCGGCCTGAACGAGGAAGTGAGCCCGATCGTCCTGCAGACGGCGATTCCAGACTTCGACGCTGTGGTGAAGAACAAGCGCTCCCTGGCCAGCATCCAGGATGCGGTCAACACCGAGCTGGCGCGCTGCAAGATCGCGGCCGACACCTGCGCCAAGGACGTGCGCGAGAAACGCGCCTGGACGAAAGCCGCGGCCGAGGGCTACGGGTTTCTGTTCGCCGACCTGCAACTCATCATCTTCAAGCCGCTCGACGACTTCAAGCTGATCGTCACCACGCGGATCGCCAACCACAAGGCGGCCAAGGCCAAGGAAGAAGAGGACACGCGCGAGCGCATCGCCGCAGAAGAGCGTGCGAGGGCCGAGCAACAGCAGCGCCAGCGTAACGAGATGGCGCTGCAGCAGATCCAGGGCATCCAGCAACAAGCCATGATTGCCGTGCTGGGCCGAGCTGGCGTACGCAAGGGTGGCACCATCGAATGCATCCGCGACACCCTGGCCGAGACGGAGGCTTGGGTCATCGACGAGGAGAACTTCGGTTCGCTGATGGGCACCGCCCAGAGCACCAAGGATCGCGTCGTCGCGGAAATTCGCGAGATGCTGGCCGATCGGGAGGCCAGCGCCGCCGCGCCTGTTGCCCAGGCCGAACCCATCGCGGTGGCCGCCACGCCAGCACCAGCTCCCGTCGCAGCGCCGGCCGTGGTTGCCCTGAAGCCACGCGCCGCTGCGCCGGTGCCCGCACCGCTCTCACCGCCGACCCTGCGCCTGGGCGTCATCAACGAACGCCTGCTGCCCTGCGGCCTGTCCACCTCGGCCGAAGGCCTGCGGTTGCTTGGCTTCACGCCTGCCGCGAAAGACCGAGCCGCCGTGCTGTTCCACGAGCGCGACTGGCCGCACATGTTGGCCGCCATGGTCCAGCGCCTCGAATCCATCAGCGCCACCGCCGCTGCCTAA
- a CDS encoding 3'-5' exonuclease, with the protein MNLALGYDTETSGLPLFSSPSEHPDQPHIVQLAGLLVDLDTRRTVASMDVVIRPEGWVITEEMAAIHGITHEHAMDVGIAEDLAVEMFMALWAGRPLIAHNESFDRRIVRIAQHRFPEHFSDQQRDDWKACKAHCTQILSTPILKLPPTPKMVAARRNHHKSANLGEAYQFFMGKPLENAHSALADTRAALDVFFAIQDLNKPATQATAPAAAAPAAAEAVAGDFF; encoded by the coding sequence ATGAACCTCGCACTCGGATACGACACGGAAACGTCCGGCCTCCCCCTTTTCAGCTCGCCCAGCGAACACCCTGACCAGCCACATATCGTGCAACTGGCTGGCCTGCTGGTCGACCTCGACACCCGGCGGACGGTCGCCAGCATGGACGTGGTGATCCGGCCTGAAGGCTGGGTGATCACCGAAGAGATGGCCGCCATCCACGGCATCACGCACGAACACGCGATGGACGTCGGCATCGCCGAAGACCTGGCCGTCGAGATGTTCATGGCGCTGTGGGCTGGCCGCCCGTTGATCGCCCACAACGAGAGCTTCGACCGCCGCATCGTACGCATCGCGCAGCACCGCTTCCCCGAGCACTTCTCGGACCAGCAGCGCGACGACTGGAAGGCCTGCAAGGCCCACTGCACGCAGATTCTCAGCACGCCCATCTTGAAGCTGCCGCCCACGCCCAAGATGGTCGCGGCCCGCCGCAACCACCACAAGTCGGCCAACCTGGGCGAGGCCTACCAGTTCTTCATGGGCAAACCGCTGGAGAACGCCCACAGCGCCCTGGCCGACACCCGCGCGGCGCTGGATGTGTTCTTCGCCATCCAGGACCTGAACAAGCCGGCCACGCAAGCCACAGCGCCCGCCGCTGCCGCGCCCGCTGCCGCTGAAGCCGTCGCTGGCGACTTCTTCTGA
- a CDS encoding DNA cytosine methyltransferase, translating into MIEQVEIRHGHLFCGLGGGAKGFNRARPCVGNKRAKFRCIGGIDVDPASIRDFGKLTGVAGTVLDMFDREQYVAFHDRQPPADWREATTADIHRAFGGERPHIVFLSAPCKGFSGLLSETKSLTGKYQALNRLTLRGVWLLLEAFKDDPVELLLFENVPRIATRGRHLLDQIVDLLRAYGYAVAETTHDCGEIGGLAQSRKRFLLVARHMEKVPPFLYEPEKRNLRAVGDVLGRMLLPGDLRAGPMHRVPSLQWKTWVRLAFVEAGSDWRSLNKLAVENGHLRDYLVVPEFHHGYLGVQRWDGTSGTVAGRSSPSNGAFSIADPRQQLYAAGYGVNRWEDTAGAVSGESLPSNGRFAVADVRFSQSAKWSDGQAYGVHAWGDSTGAIAGQQNPGQGAYAVADPRHGGPAKHSNEYRIVPWSGSAMAVTSAHGTGQAVADPRGGEDPAKLHGRYHVTPWEKDARAVIAGSTSGEGAFAVADPRSGIQRDKGDAYLTAGHYGVVPWEEAAGAVSAAAGHDNGRWNVADPRTPDFAPTSEVQKQIMPAPAQKLICRIQSLDGTWHRPFTTLELAALQSLVDPEDQLELDGLSDQAWRERIGNAVPSDAAQAIGEVMGTTLLLAWSGETFMLSSQPIWVRNVAVGLSVRGAV; encoded by the coding sequence ATGATCGAACAAGTAGAAATTCGCCACGGACACCTATTCTGCGGCCTCGGCGGCGGCGCCAAGGGCTTCAACCGGGCCCGGCCGTGCGTGGGCAACAAGCGCGCGAAGTTCCGCTGCATCGGCGGGATCGACGTGGACCCGGCCAGCATCCGCGACTTCGGCAAGCTCACCGGCGTGGCCGGCACCGTGCTCGACATGTTCGACCGCGAGCAATACGTCGCCTTCCACGATCGTCAGCCGCCGGCCGACTGGCGCGAAGCCACCACGGCGGACATCCACCGCGCATTCGGCGGCGAACGGCCGCACATCGTGTTCCTGTCGGCGCCGTGCAAGGGCTTCAGCGGCCTGCTCTCCGAGACCAAGAGCCTGACCGGCAAGTACCAGGCCCTGAACCGGCTGACGCTGCGCGGCGTGTGGCTGCTGCTCGAAGCCTTCAAGGACGATCCGGTCGAGCTGCTGCTGTTCGAGAACGTGCCGCGCATCGCCACGCGCGGGCGCCACCTCCTGGACCAGATCGTCGACCTGCTGCGCGCCTACGGCTACGCGGTGGCCGAAACCACCCACGACTGCGGCGAGATCGGCGGTTTGGCGCAGAGCCGCAAGCGCTTCCTCCTGGTGGCCCGTCACATGGAGAAGGTGCCGCCCTTCCTGTACGAGCCTGAGAAGCGCAACCTGCGCGCCGTGGGCGACGTTCTGGGCCGCATGCTGCTGCCTGGTGACCTGCGCGCCGGCCCGATGCACCGCGTGCCCTCCCTGCAGTGGAAAACCTGGGTGCGCCTGGCTTTCGTCGAGGCCGGCTCCGACTGGCGCAGCCTGAACAAGCTGGCCGTCGAGAACGGCCACCTGCGCGATTACCTGGTGGTGCCCGAGTTCCACCACGGCTACCTGGGCGTACAGCGCTGGGATGGCACATCCGGCACCGTCGCCGGCCGCAGCTCGCCGAGCAATGGCGCGTTCTCGATCGCGGACCCGCGCCAGCAGCTCTACGCCGCCGGCTATGGTGTCAACCGCTGGGAGGATACCGCCGGCGCCGTGTCGGGCGAGTCGCTGCCCAGCAATGGGCGCTTCGCGGTGGCGGACGTGCGCTTTTCGCAGTCGGCCAAGTGGAGCGACGGCCAAGCGTACGGCGTGCATGCCTGGGGAGACAGCACCGGTGCGATCGCTGGCCAGCAGAATCCTGGCCAGGGTGCTTACGCCGTCGCCGATCCGCGCCACGGTGGCCCAGCCAAGCATTCGAACGAATACCGCATCGTGCCCTGGTCGGGTTCCGCAATGGCCGTCACCAGCGCGCACGGCACTGGCCAGGCCGTCGCCGATCCGCGTGGCGGCGAGGATCCCGCGAAGCTGCACGGCCGCTACCACGTCACGCCATGGGAGAAGGACGCCCGGGCGGTGATCGCCGGCAGCACGTCCGGAGAAGGAGCCTTCGCGGTGGCCGACCCTCGCAGCGGCATCCAGCGCGACAAGGGCGACGCCTACCTGACGGCCGGCCACTATGGCGTGGTGCCGTGGGAAGAAGCGGCTGGCGCGGTGAGCGCTGCCGCCGGCCACGACAACGGCCGCTGGAATGTAGCTGACCCGCGAACTCCCGATTTCGCGCCTACATCCGAGGTCCAAAAACAGATCATGCCCGCGCCGGCGCAGAAGTTGATCTGCCGCATTCAGTCCCTGGACGGCACCTGGCACCGGCCTTTCACCACGCTGGAGCTGGCCGCGCTGCAGTCGCTTGTCGATCCCGAGGACCAGCTCGAGCTGGACGGCCTGAGCGATCAGGCATGGCGCGAGCGTATCGGCAACGCGGTGCCGAGCGATGCGGCCCAGGCGATCGGCGAGGTGATGGGCACCACGCTGCTGCTGGCTTGGTCGGGCGAGACCTTCATGCTGTCGTCGCAGCCCATCTGGGTGCGCAACGTGGCAGTGGGCCTGAGCGTGCGAGGTGCTGTATGA
- a CDS encoding phage Gp37/Gp68 family protein — MSAASKIEWTDSTLNWWEGCTKVGPGCNHCYAEARNARFGGGQSVNWGPGAPRRLTSEHNRNSLRRWNKREFFQCGDCGARSEGKPFMDFGPNMGAGDHGAECPDCGSRDMDPVRRRVFCSSLSDVFDNEVPQEWRDAFFAEMEAATNLDLLVLTKRIGNVRKMVPVRWLQPGGWPAHVWLGATIVNQPEADRDITKLLQVPARVRFLSMEPLLGAVNLTSIPVAGSGHHEFDPIITANVLRRADRDAPAVHWVIVGGESGPGARPMHPHWARSLRDQCESAGVPFLFKQWGEFAPSERTMAEVAKSDKKLSCVPLVPGQPFPLGVVDHVGKKAAGRMLDGRTWEGFPA; from the coding sequence ATGAGCGCCGCCAGCAAGATCGAATGGACCGACTCCACCCTGAACTGGTGGGAAGGCTGCACAAAGGTCGGCCCTGGTTGTAACCACTGCTACGCAGAGGCTCGCAACGCGCGCTTCGGCGGCGGCCAGTCGGTGAACTGGGGGCCCGGTGCGCCGCGCCGTCTTACCAGCGAGCACAACCGCAACAGCCTGCGCCGCTGGAACAAGCGCGAGTTCTTCCAGTGTGGCGACTGTGGCGCCCGCAGCGAAGGCAAGCCGTTCATGGACTTCGGGCCCAACATGGGCGCCGGTGACCACGGCGCTGAATGCCCGGACTGCGGCTCCCGCGACATGGATCCGGTGCGCCGCCGCGTCTTCTGCAGCAGCCTGTCCGACGTGTTCGACAACGAGGTGCCGCAGGAATGGCGCGATGCGTTCTTCGCCGAGATGGAGGCCGCGACGAATCTGGACCTGCTGGTGCTCACCAAGCGCATCGGCAATGTCCGCAAGATGGTCCCGGTCCGCTGGCTGCAGCCGGGCGGATGGCCGGCCCACGTGTGGCTGGGTGCCACGATCGTGAACCAGCCCGAGGCCGATCGCGACATCACGAAGCTGCTGCAGGTGCCGGCGCGTGTGCGCTTCCTGAGCATGGAGCCGCTCCTGGGCGCGGTGAACCTGACGAGCATCCCTGTCGCAGGAAGCGGCCATCACGAGTTCGACCCGATCATTACTGCCAACGTGCTGCGCCGGGCCGATCGAGATGCTCCAGCTGTCCACTGGGTCATCGTCGGCGGTGAGAGCGGCCCCGGCGCGCGGCCGATGCACCCGCACTGGGCGCGCAGCCTGCGCGACCAGTGCGAATCGGCAGGTGTGCCGTTCCTGTTCAAGCAGTGGGGCGAGTTCGCGCCCAGCGAGCGGACGATGGCGGAGGTGGCCAAGAGCGACAAGAAGCTGAGCTGTGTTCCGCTCGTTCCGGGTCAGCCCTTCCCGCTCGGCGTGGTCGATCACGTAGGCAAGAAGGCCGCCGGGCGGATGCTCGACGGCCGCACGTGGGAAGGGTTTCCAGCATGA
- a CDS encoding zinc-finger-containing protein has translation MKRCDECHDEAHLLRLGQPGYPYQRDYGPMWVCVPCQAWCGCHPGTENALGRLADAPLRKAKQAAHAAFDPLWQRKMVRDKVKQGQARRAGYAWLAQQMGLTKKETHIGYFDLDQCKRVVEICTNLKRKEVGQAPKAP, from the coding sequence ATGAAGCGCTGCGATGAATGCCACGATGAAGCGCACCTGCTGCGCCTGGGCCAGCCTGGCTACCCCTACCAGCGCGACTACGGTCCGATGTGGGTATGCGTGCCGTGCCAGGCCTGGTGCGGGTGCCATCCTGGTACCGAGAACGCCTTGGGCCGGCTTGCCGACGCGCCGCTACGGAAGGCCAAGCAAGCCGCGCATGCCGCGTTCGACCCGCTCTGGCAGCGAAAGATGGTTCGCGACAAGGTCAAGCAGGGTCAGGCCAGGCGTGCCGGCTACGCCTGGCTGGCCCAGCAGATGGGCCTGACGAAGAAGGAAACCCACATCGGCTATTTCGACCTCGACCAGTGCAAGCGCGTGGTCGAGATTTGCACCAATCTGAAACGCAAGGAGGTTGGCCAAGCGCCAAAAGCACCATGA
- a CDS encoding J domain-containing protein produces the protein MTHYDTLGCKPDATPDELKSAARRAASAAHPDREGGSDAAMAKVNQAREVLLDPERRAHYDATGEDRTGPSLMDKATQLLVDIFSEAIEREGHIVNYVRAGLKDMLANADREKADTKTKITRLEKRRGKVKVKTGDNLVDMLITGQLDRHNAMLKSIESAAAMATRALELLDAYEEPDEGPAFATARPTVSPDIALMQAIFGRGFR, from the coding sequence ATGACGCATTACGACACGTTGGGCTGCAAGCCCGATGCCACACCCGACGAATTGAAGTCGGCGGCACGCCGCGCCGCCAGCGCCGCGCATCCTGATCGCGAAGGCGGCAGCGACGCCGCGATGGCCAAGGTCAACCAGGCGCGCGAAGTGCTGCTCGACCCCGAGCGCCGCGCGCACTATGACGCCACCGGCGAGGACCGCACGGGGCCCAGCCTGATGGACAAGGCCACGCAACTGCTAGTCGACATCTTCTCGGAGGCAATCGAGCGCGAGGGCCACATCGTGAACTATGTGCGCGCCGGCCTGAAAGACATGCTGGCGAACGCGGATCGTGAGAAGGCGGACACCAAGACCAAGATCACGCGGCTGGAGAAACGCCGCGGGAAGGTCAAGGTGAAGACCGGGGACAACCTGGTCGACATGCTCATCACAGGCCAGTTGGACCGGCACAACGCCATGCTGAAGTCCATTGAGTCAGCGGCGGCCATGGCCACACGTGCGCTGGAGCTGCTCGACGCGTATGAGGAGCCGGACGAGGGGCCCGCGTTCGCAACGGCACGGCCAACGGTCAGCCCCGACATCG